Proteins co-encoded in one Erwinia sp. genomic window:
- the mipA_2 gene encoding MltA-interacting protein (ID:JIFNMEKO_00563;~source:Prodigal:2.6): MSGDTLDNNDGLLGDMTYLYPIVAGDWRITPGAGVTWASRNYNQYYYGISAHESGRSGFAQYQPGSSWTPYLELTVNYRFNSNWRGFFSARGMALSSEVKDSPMVSDNYSGLLMTGVSYVF, encoded by the coding sequence ATGTCCGGTGATACGCTCGATAACAACGACGGTCTCCTGGGTGACATGACCTATCTGTATCCCATCGTAGCGGGTGACTGGCGGATAACACCCGGCGCTGGCGTGACATGGGCCAGTCGTAATTACAACCAGTATTATTATGGCATCAGCGCTCATGAGTCTGGCCGCAGCGGGTTTGCACAATATCAACCCGGTAGCAGCTGGACGCCTTATCTGGAGTTAACGGTCAACTATCGTTTCAACAGTAACTGGCGTGGTTTTTTCTCAGCGCGGGGAATGGCTCTTTCCAGCGAGGTAAAAGACAGCCCTATGGTCAGCGATAATTATTCAGGTCTGTTGATGACGGGGGTCAGTTACGTCTTTTAA